Below is a window of Anaerobacillus alkaliphilus DNA.
AAAGAATACTAGAATAAGAGTCATTAAATCGGAAAAGGTTACCATCCATTTCGGTGCACCCTTATCTTGTTTTTGTTGACGTCTACGCTCCATCCACGGCTGCTCCTTCCCCTTCAACTTCAAACTTATTCTTGCTAGTTTCAGGTAGGAAGGCACTTAATTTCTCTTCTAATATTTTCGGATTTTGGCCTGATTGAACGCCAATAACACCTTCAACGATGATTTGCTTGACAAAAACCTCTTCATCAGTTTTGTTTCCAAGTTTACTAGCCATAGGTATAAATACAAGATTTGCAAGTAAAGAACCATAAAGCGTTGTTAATAAAGCTATTGCCATATTAGGTCCTAATGTGGATGGGTCATTTAAATTTTGAAGCATTAACACTAAACCAACTAGTGTTCCAATCATACCCCAAGCGGGAGCATATTCCCCACACTTTTCGATAATTGCTCGGCCCTTACGGTGGCGCTCCTCCATCGCAACAACTTCTGCCATCATAATATCTTTAATAATCTCGGGTTCAATTCCGTCTACAGCGAGTAAAACACCTTTTTTGATAAAGGGATCTTCTACTTCTTCGAGTGTTGTTTCTAGTGCAAGTAATCCTTCTCTTCTTGCCTTTGTAGATAGCTCTACGAAAGTATTTATTAAGGTTGTTAAGTCCTGACGATCCTCATTAAATGCTTCTTTAAAGACCTTTGGGACTAGTTTAATCTCTTTCATCGAGAAATTGATTAAGAGAGCTGCTATTAATCCACCAAACACAACAAAAATAGAGGATAACTGTACAAAGTAAATCACACCACCAAAGGATCTACTAGTACTATAAATAGCAAACATAACCATGGTTAACCCTAAAAATATTCCGATTGGTGTCAACATGTCAAATCTTTTCATATTCCTCTCCCTAACTGAAACTCACTCTCTTTATTTGGTTGAATTTCTAAATTCAATTCTATGTGGAAGTAGTACAACTTCATCTGTTACTTCTTCCTTATTCATGTACTTCGTTAACAAACGCATAGAAACTGCACCTATATCATACATTGGTTGAACAACTGAAGTTAACGTCGGTCTAACCATGGCAGCTAATCTCGTATTGTCAAAGCCAATAACCTCTAAATCTTCTGGTACATGTAACCCACGATCTTGTGCACCGTGAATAATCCCAAGTGCCATTTCATCTGAACCAGCAAAGATTGCTGTCGGGCGTTCAGGAAACTCTAAGAACTTGTCCATTGCTTCAATACCAGAGTCGTACGTATAGTCTCCAATTACAACATTTTCCTCATGGAATGGGCTCGCAAATTCTTCAATCGCCCTTCTATAGCCTACAAACTTTTGGTATCCATTTATTGGATCTTCAAGGGAACCTGTAAGTAAGCCAATTCGCTTGTGACCTTTCTCGATCAAAAATTTCACTGCATCATAAGCAGCTTGCTCATAGTTAATGTTTACAGACGGAAATTCTTTTTTTGCATCTACTGTTGCTGATAATACAATCGGTACTGGTGAACGCTTAAACTCTTCTACGTGGTCTTCAGTAATCTCTCCACCCATGAATACAATCCCATCTACCTGTTTTTCTAATAACGTGTTGATAAGGTGAATTTCTTTTTCTTTGTTTTGATCAGAATTACATAAAATGATGTTGTATTTATACATAGTGGCAATATCTTCAATTCCCCTTGCTAGCTCTGCAAAGAAAATACTTGAGATATCGGGAATAATTACTCCTACTGTTGTTGTGCGTTTACTAGCCAAACCACGCGCTACAGCATTAGGGCGGTAACCTAATTTTTCAATTGCTTCTAAGACCTTTTTTCTTGTCGTCGGTTTTACATTTGGATTCCCGTTCACTACACGGGATACAGTTGCCATTGAAACCCCTGCTTCTCTTGCTACATCATAAATTGTCGTATTCACGTAAAAAAGCCTCCTCTATAATATCCATAAAATGGTTTTCATGTTTTCAAGAATTTAACCTTATCATACGATACATTTAGGAGGTCTTCAATCCTTTACATTACTTATATCGACAAAAAAGATAAATGTTTTAAGAATTTCATATTTTTTGTCGGATTTTTCTCCTAAATTTATTTTTACTTTTCAACGACTATGTATGAAAGAAGCTAAGGAGATCAACCTTAGTTATACAAAACAGTTTTTTGAACAATCTTCGGATTTTCTCCAAGACCGTCTTTCATAACCGTATACTGAATTCGCGTATTAGGGTCTGTTTTTACATTCATTTCTACTACACTTTGAACAGTGGTATGTTGAATAACCTTAATTGAGTCACGGTCAGCATCATGAATACTGAACCATTCAATGTCATCATTAGACACAGCTAAATACTCATAGTCGCGACTTTTACTTAAATCGCTCAACTTACGTGACATCGTATCAGCAAGTTCATTTGATAAATACGTTTGATAATACAAAAAAAGATCATGTTTTGTTTTAATTGGATTTGAAAATATTTTTATTCCATCATCATTCATTGTGGCGTCTTCAATCGGCTTTCTCATCATGATTTCAGCTTCATATAAAAAAGAAATAAGTTGCTCATATTCATAGTCATTAATGACTGGAGCAGTATACTGAGAATACTCAAGTGGTGTATCCATTTGACCTTGAAAATTTCCTACATTACAACTACTACAGATAAATAGTACTAGAACTACCATTGTAAATATACCCTTCATTATTTTCCAACTCCTACCCATTTTTTGTTAGGATATCTCGTTGGATGGTGAACTATTCTTTTTTACGCGAGAACTTAAGCAATCAATATATGAAAAGTGGCTTAGAACCTCTAAGCCACTTTTCCATAGTGTATTATCTTATAACTTATACAATCCTGATTCTCTAAGACCACCCATAAATTTACTAAATTGTTCGAAATCCATTTGCTGTGCAGAATCTGATAAAGCTACTGCTGGGTCAGGGTGAACCTCTGTCATAACCGCATCAGCACCAATTGCTAAAGCAGCCTTAGCAGTAGGTAGGAGTAAATCCCTTCTACCTGTAGAGTGCGTTACATCAACTACTACAGGTAAATGTGTTTCCTGTTTTAAGATCGGCACTGCTGAAATATCTAATGTATTACGCGTAGCTTTTTCGTAAGTACGAATACCTCGTTCGCAAAGAATGATGTTTCCGTTCCCTTTTGAAATAATATATTCAGCTGCATTAATAAACTCTTCTATTGTTGCTGCTAACCCACGCTTTAATAACACAGGCTTATTTACAGAACCTGCTGCTTTAAGTAGTTCAAAGTTTTGCATATTTCTTGCACCTATTTGAATGACATCAAGATACTCAACAGCTGCTTCTATATCCTTGGGATCAACAATCTCGCTAATTACAGCCATATCGTATTCATCCGCTACACGTTTAAGGATCTGTAGTCCTTCTAATCCAAGTCCTTGGAAATCATAAGGAGAAGTTCTTGGCTTGAATGCTCCGCCTCGTAATATCTTCACGCCTTGTGCTTTAAGAACCTTTGCAACACTTGCTACCTGCTCGTAACTCTCAACAGAGCATGGCCCAGCTATTAAGCGTTGTATACCATCACCAATTGCTTCACCTTTAATATTTACAATTGTATCTTCAGGATGTTTTTTCCTAGATACTAGAAGCGCTTTACGATTGTCGTCTTCTTGAAGTTCCAAACTCGCCTTAAAGATCTGCTTGAATAAATGCAATAAAGTAGACGTTTCAAAAGGCCCTTCATTATTTACTGAAATTAAATCTAACATCTTGCGTTCGCGGACTGGATCAAAGCGGTTAACACCTTGGGCACTTTTAACTTTACCAATTTCTTGAACCAACTTTGCTCTTTCGTTAATTGTATCTAATAACTTAAGGTTCACCTCATCTAACTTACTTCTCAGCTCTTCTAACTGTTCATTACCCATTCCTACTCCACTCCTCGTTTAGTTATTTAAAAGTTTCTCAAAGTATGGTACATTTCTTATAAGTTAGGGATTATTATAAACGATTATACAAGTCTTGTCACCAATTTTTTCTTTAATAATTAAACGCTTTTAAGTGTTAAAGTGATAACAACTTTGTTTGAATGCATTTTTTCAATAAAAATCAATTAAATTACCTAGATAAAGAAGGTGAGTAATTATGGAATCATCACCAATTTTCGGACTAGACATTGGAACACGTTCAGTTGTTGGTTTGCTTTTAAAAGATAGTGACGATGGTTACGAGATCATTGATATCGAGATCCAAGAACATGATGAGCGTTCAATGGTTGACGGTCAAATACATAATGTGATGGCTGTAACAAAAGTCATTACTACCATCAAAGAAAAACTTGAACAAAAACATGGGCCACTCCGAAAGGTTTGCGTAGCTGCTGCTGGGCGGTCATTGAAAACCAAACGTGCAAAAGTCGAAGTAGATATTACAAAAAAGCCAATGTTTGAACGAAAAGATATCTTACACCTTGAACTGAGTGCCGTACAAAAAGCACAATATGAAATTGCATTAGAACAAGAAGATCATCACAGTATCAACTACTACTGTGTTGGTTATTCAGTGCTATCTTACCAACTTGATGGTGAAGAAATTGGTAGTCTTGTAGATCAAAGCGGGTATGTTGCATCTGCTGAAGTTATTGCAACTTTCTTACCTAAAGTCGTTGTCGAGTCTTTACTTGCTGCACTTACCCGTTCTGGTTTAGAATTAGAAGCTTTGACACTAGAGCCAATTGCAGCTATTAACGTTTTAATTCCTCCTTCGATGCGTCGGCTAAATGTAGCGCTAGTGGATATTGGAGCAGGGACATCGGATATTGCGATTACCGATTTAGGAACAGTAACTGCCTACGGCATGGTACCCGTTGCAGGTGATGAGATTACTGAGGCCATTAGTGATCAATTTTTACTCGATTTTCCTGAGGCTGAGTTAGTTAAAAGACAGTTAACTACACACGAAGAAGTTATTATAACTGATATTTTAGGGTTCGAGACCAGTTATTCAAGAGAAGATATTATTCAACCTATCTCCGGTGCCATTGAAAATCTAGCTCATAGTATTACATCTGAGATACTAAACTTAAATAAGAAACCACCTAAAGCAGTTATGTTAGTTGGTGGCGGTTCAATGACACCAAATTTAGCGAAAGAAATTGCTAAATCACTTCAACTACCTGAGAATAGGGTAGCAATAAGGGGTATTGATGCAATAAAATCTTTATCTATTCCCCCTTCAATTCCTGCTGGTCCAGAACTAGTCACACCAATTGGAATAGCAATTGCAGCTAAAGAAAGTCCAGTTGAATACGTTAGTGTAAGAGTAAATGAACAGACAATCCGACTGTTTGATATCAAACAGTTAACAGTGGGTGATGGACTAATAGCTGCTGGAGTAGAGTTATCGAAGTTATATGGAAAGCCAGGGATGGCAATTATGGTAACTGTAAATGGTCGGCTCATTTCTATTCCCGGAGAACATGGACAACCTCCTATACTTGAAAGAAATGGTGAGGCTTGTAACTTAGATACACCACTTAAAGAAGGTGATGCTATTTTTGTCCAAGCTGGTGCTCATGGTAAAAGTGCCGTTGCTACAGTAGGCGATGTTTTAGAAGCTCTTCCTTCTTCCACTGTTACTATTAACGGTAAGAGCTATCAAGTAGCTGCAAAAATAATAAAGAATGGGAACACCACAACTTTAGAAGATGCAATTAAAGATCGTGATGTTATTGATATGAAGCATTCTTATACAATTGAGGAGATCCTCCCTACACTTCACCTTTACGACCTTAGTCAAAGCCTTAAACCATTTGTGGTTTTTCTTAACAAAAAGAAAATTTCCATATTGCTTGAGGATCTCATTACAAAAAATGGAGTCAAAGCACATCCAAATACATGGGTACAAAATGGAGATGTCATAAATATTAAAGGGATTGAGAAACATCCTCTAACCGTAGAGACTCTTCTTACCCATCAAGAAATTCCGGCTTTACATGAGATCACCGTGTTCTTTAATGGTCAGCAAGTAAAAATAACAAAACCATTAGTCGAGGTAAACCGTCAAGGACAAACGTTAGAATTACATTCACAAATACTTCCTAGTGACCAAATAACTGTCACTGTAAAGGCAAAAGATCCTTTTATCTTTCAAGATGTCTTTCGTTTTGTAGAATTTAATTTATCAGCTCAAGAAAGCAAGACATTATCCATCTTAAGAAACGAAAATAATGCCTCGTTTTCAACCCCTATTCATACAGGAGATCAACTTGAAATTAAATGGACAGAAAAAAAAAGCTAGGTACCTAGCTTTTTTTTCTGTCCATTTATTGATGATAATTGTTTTTCAAGTTTTTATAAGTAATATCCCAATGAGATGCATTCCATGTCACACTATTATCTTTAAAAAGAAGAACTTGTGGACTTTCATGTTTTACAGAAAATTTTTCAGCAATCTCATTTGAGAACGGCCTCGCTTCTTGAACATTAAGGAAATAAATGGTTTCTTCTAATTCATTAGCGAGTTTCTCGTACTGACGATATGCTTCATGGCTAATTGGACATGTCGTGCTATTTTTTAAAAATAATAAGGTATCTTTTTCAGAAAGCAATTGCTCTAACTCTTCAAATGTAGACAGCTTTTGTAATGGCATGTTTTAACCCCTTTTATTTATGTTTTGCTTCATACATAAAGGCTTTCCCTAATTTTTAGAGAAAGCCTTTATGCAATCTTCCCGTAATCCTAATCAAAGTTTTTTATGCTCTGGTAGGGATAACTTCCTCTTCACTAATTTCTTCTTCTACGACAGCATCATGTAATTCTGCTACTTCTTTTTTCACAGTGTTAGCAATCTCAATTCCAGCCTCTTCAAAATCTGTAGTTAACTCATCAGCTGATTGACTTAACTCTTCTACGTCTTTTTTTACGCTCTCTGTTAATTCTTTTACACGACCTATTAATTGTGAAGATTGCTCAGATACTGTTTTAGCAATGGTTGAAGATTTTTCCTTAGCAATATTTGCATATTGCGAACTCTTTTCTATAGCCGTTTGTGTTAATCCTGAAGTTTTCTCTTTTGCTGTAAGAGCTTGCTGATTTAAATCTTCTCTTAGTTCTTTTCCAGACTTAGGGGCTAGTAGTAGAGCAGAAGCAGCTCCCACAATACCACCTACTAATGCACCAATAACGAAATCTTTTGTGTTCATATTATTATCATTACTCATTGTTTTCTTCCTCCCTTATTTAACATTATTTATTCAAAATATAGGCAAAACGTGTAAGTACATTAAAAAAATGCCTAATTTTAGTAGCAATTTACATCTGTTTTGATTGTTCTGTCGCTTTTTTAGCTTTCCATTTCGAATATAAGTCGATTAAAACATTTCCCCATTGAACTGTTTGGGCAATATTATCACTTTGTTGCTCGGTAGTTCTAGCAACTGAGTCAGATACTTTGCGTATCGATTGATTTAAACCATTTAGTGAACCACCAAGGTCTTTTACAGAATGAAAAACACTATTTAATGATTTAGATTTTTCCTGTATATCATCAGCTAATTGATTGGTTTTATGAAGTAGTTCTGTCGTTTCACGTGTAAGCCCGTCCATTTGTTTATTTAACCCTTCCATCGTATTCGCAACATTAAGTAATGTTTTTTGAACTGCCGTTAAGGTTCTCGCAATATAAATAACCAAAACAGTAAAGGCTATTGCTACTAAAGCAATACTTAAATACAAAATAATTTCCATTCTTTTTTACACCCCTTGAAGTAATACTTTCCATAATGAAGCTTTACCCTAAATCCAAAAAAATCAAACAAGATTAAAGTTTCTACGTACTAATTTATTCTATAAAAATATCCAATTATATTTTATCACTCCTATACCTATTCTACAAAATGTCCTAAGTTCCTCTTAATTTATTTCTTAAATTATTTTGAAGAAATTAGACGTAGGAACGTTTAAAGGGTAAAATATTTTTATAATCGAATTATTTATTTTGGAGGTGCCTTATGAGAGACCCAAGAATTCAAATCTTAGCAAAAAACTTAATTAATTACTCCGTAAGACTACAAAAAGGAGAAAACGTTTTAATTGAAAATTTCGGTCTTCAAAAAGAACTTGTTAAAGCTTTAATCGAAGAAGCATATAAAGCGGGAGGAAACCCTTTTGTTTCTCTTAAAGATCACGAAGTTGATCGTGCTCTCTTGCTCAATGCAAACGAAGAGCAACTAAGCAGTGTTGCCGAATTTGAAGCAAATGTAATGAAAAAAATGGATGCCTATATTGGCCTACGAGCTGGAGATAATATTAGTGAATTATCCGATGTTCCTTCTGATAAAATGGCACTTCACGGCAAAACAGTAGGGACAAAAGTACATAGAGAAATACGCGTTCCAAAAACAAAGTGGGTTGTTCTTCGTTATCCAAGTGCATCTATGGCACAACTTGCAAGCATGAGTACTGAAGCATTTGAGAACTTCTACTTCGATGTTTGTAATTTAGACTATGGAAAAATGGATAAAGCTATGAATTCATTAGTAAACCTAATGAACAAAACTGATAAGGTTCGGATTACAGGGGAAGGGACGGACTTAACCTTCTCTATTAAAGATATTCCCGCTATTAAATGTGCAGGGGAAATGAACATTCCAGATGGAGAAGTATATACTGCACCTGTTAAGAACTCAGTAAACGGAACAATTACCTATAACACACCTTCACCATATCAAGGTTTCACATTTGAGAATATTAAATTAACATTTAAAGATGGTAAAATAGTCGAAGCAACTGCAAATGATACGGAACGTTTGAACAAGATCTTTGACACCGACGCTGGTGCTCGATATATAGGGGAGTTTGCCATCGGCGTAAACCCATTTATTCAACACCCAATGAAAGACATCTTATTTGATGAGAAAATAGATGGAAGCTTTCACTTCACGCCAGGTCAATGTTACGATGATGCGTTCAACGACAACCATTCCTCCATTCATTGGGATATTGTAAACATTCAACGCCCTGAGTACGGGGGCGGTGAAATGTATTTCGATGATGTGTTAATTCGTAAAGATGGCAGATTTGTGATTGAAGAATTACAAGGGTTAAATCCTGAAAATCTTAAATAAAAATAAAAGGCTCTTTTCGTATACATTGTGGCTTTTCTATCCTAAAATTATCGGAAAAATACCCTAGATGAAGATATCAGCCAATAAATTATGTAAGAAAAGAGCATTTCTTACTAAATTAGTGGTGAATTCTTAGTAATTTGTTTAAAAATCCGGCTTTTGGGATTTTTACGAAAGCAACAAACTTTGCGAAAACAGCCAAATAAAAGGCTCTTTTCGTATACATTGTGGCTTTTCTATCCTAAAATTATCGGAAAAATATCCTAGATGAAGATATCAGCCAATAAATTATGTAAGAAAAGAGCATTTCTTACTAAATTAGTGGTGAATTCTTAGTAATTTGTGTAAAAATCCGGCTTTTGGGATTTTTACGAAAGCAACAAACTTTGCGAAAACAGCCAAATAAAAAGATGCAAGAGAAGCCGAGCTTCCTTGCATCTTTTTATAATATTTTCCTTTAAACAACTATACACTGTTCTTTCTTTATCTCGATACAAACATAGTTAAACTTATTCGTTTCTTCATAATTTAACAAATGTCCTGATTTCTCAAACCAAATTAGTTCCTTATAAGGACATTGTAATTTATCATAATATCTTTCTGCTAACGAAAATGGAGTTTGATAATCGTGTTTCCCAGTCAATAGATAGACAGGTACTTGTAATTCAGTCGCAGTTGTGAGAAAGTCAATTTCAAGCATTTGATCCCAAAGTGCATGTAAAGACGATTTACCAGCCTTCATATAATTCATCCAATCACGAAATGTATATTCCTTTGCAAAAATCATATTAGAATAAATTAGGTTATACATACTGACATTAATATAAGAGCCACCAAATTCTGTTAGCCATTTCCTTTGGATATCCAACGTTTTCAAGTCATTTATATCATAGTTTGCTAGCTGCTTTATGGCCTTCTTTTTGTTTAATTCCTGAGCTTTTCTAATTGTATATTCATAGGAGATCTTCTCTCCTTCTTTCATATTTACTACTTGCCCAATACCTATATAACTATATAATAATTCTGGTGATTTCTGTGAAACAAGTATTCCTAATACGGTCCCCCATGAGTGTCCAACTAAAAATAACTTTGGTTGCTTAAATTTTTCCAGTAAGTAGGTAATTAGCTCAATCGTATCTGAGACAAACTGCTCGATTAAAAGGTCTTCTTTCTTTAATTCCGTAGAGTATGATAAACCAGATCCACGTTGATCCCAGTTGACTACCGTAAATTCCTTCTCAAGTTCACCTTGAAATTTAGGAGCAAAGCCAATCTGTGCTGTTCCAGGGCCACCGTGTAGAAAAAGCATAATGGGATTATGGATATCTTCGCCTCTAATTAAAATAGTTTGCTTAACTTTTCCAATTTCTACTTCTTCAAGCACAGCTATCCCTAAGTCACTATTCATTTTTCGTGTTTTTCTAGCAAACATAGTATCCCACCTTTTATCAATACAGTACTTTCATAGGAAAATGTTACCACACAATGAAATGAGAGCAAATATAATTTTTTACATCCTATTTTTATACTTCTTTAAAGCAAATAAGACCTACTTTTTTTCTCTAGTTGCCTAATCTGTTAGAAAAACTTAATCCATTCATTCGTCAAGGTAAAATAAAAAGGATGACCGAGGTCATCCTATGGTAATTTCCCTTCATACGCTTGTTGAAACTTCTGGATGTCACCGGCACCCATAAATAACAACACACCTGAGTGGTGTTGCTTAAGTTGGTCAATTGTATCTTCATGAATTAACTTTGCATTCGGAATTAGGCTTCGTAGATCTTCGATCGTTAGCGCTCCTCCATTTTCCCTTGCGGAAGCAAAGATATCACATAAATAGACTTGATCAGCCTTACTTAAACTAACTGCAAACTCCTCTAAGAAAGCTTTTGTTCTTGTAAACGTATGTGGCTGAAAGATGGCGACAACTTCTCTAAGCGGATACTTTTGCTTCGTAGCTTCAATTGTTGCAGAAATTTCAGTTGGATGATGTGCATAATCATCAATAATTACTTGATCGCCAATAAACTTTTCACTAAAACGTCTTTTAACACCCGGGAAAGTTTGAAGTTGATCAGCAATGATTTGTGTAGGTACATCTTCATAATGACATAAAGCAATAACTGCTAGCGCATTTTTAACATTATGCCCACCATATCCAGGTATTGTAAAAGTGCCATAAAAAGTATTGCGAACAAATACATCAAAAGTTGTTCCGGCCGGCGTAACTTGAATATTCGTCCCATGGAAATCATTATGATCTTCTAATCCATAAAAAACTACAGGTACTTGTGCTTGAATACTTTGTAAATGTTCATCATCCCCACAAGCAATGATCGCTTTTTTTACTTGCATGGCCATTTCTTGAAAAGCAGAATATACGTCATTCACATCAGAGAAATAATCAGGATGATCAAAATCAATGTTCGTCATAATCGCATAGTCTGGCTTATAATTTAAAAAATGACGACGATATTCACAAGCTTCGAATACAAAGTACTCACTGTCTACTTCACCTTTCCCAGTACCATCACCAATTAAAAACGATGTAGGCTTTGCTGCACCTAAGACATGAGATAAAAGCCCTGTTGTCGACGTTTTTCCGTGTGAACCTGTTACTGCAATACTAGTAAAGTTTTGAATAAACTGACCCAAAAATAACGGATATTTATGCACATCCATTGATCTTTGAAGTGCTTCAGAAATTTCTTCATGATCTTCACTATAAGCAGGTGAAGCAATCAATGTTTGGCCTTCCTGAATATTTCCTCTGTGAAACGGTAGGATTTCAATACCTTTCGCTTCTAAAGGCTTTTGTGTAAAAAAAGTTTTATCGACATCTGAACCTTGTACTTTAAATTTCATGTCATGTAGTACCTGAGCTAGAGCACTCATTCCAGACCCTTTAATTCCAATAAAATGGTAGATTGTCATACGTTGGACCTCCACACTTCTGTATTAACCTATTTATTGTTGCTATGCATCCAAACATTTAGTAACGTATTCGTATTCGTTCTTTTGAATAAACGTGAAATACAACCTCAATTAAGTATATGCCTAATATGTATAAATGTTATTTTTTCGAACACATTCTGAAATATTATAACAGATATCCACGTTCATAACCACGTATCAGTTAACTTAGCGAATAGTAACAATAAATTTTATATTTCTAATGATTAAAAAATTCTTAAATATTATGCAGGATGCTTAGTTATAAAACTATATTTTTATTTTATTCTATCCATCATTTCACAATTTAATTAACATTAGTTTGAATTCCAAGGGTTAGTAAGAGATTTTTTTCTCTCCAGTATTAATTCTATGCAAGGATAAATGAATTCATTAATAAAAGGTAGCTACAAAACCTGCAGCTACCAGCTTAGAATTATGGGGAATGAACATCTCGTACAATCGCAACTAGATACCATTGCTTATCTTCCCCTTCTTCGAATACAAACCGTAGTGCTTGCCATAGCACCTCATTATCACTTGGAGCCGGAGCAAAGAATTCTACGTACCTTCCTTCAGGATAAGCTTCTGGAATATTATTAATGATCCCTCCACTTGACTTATACTCTTGGTTAAACGTTACGATTTGATAAGGAACTTTTTCCTCAATCAAATTTTGATATTCAAAATTTATGAAGATAGATTTCACAAAATCTTTTGGAGTATACTCATATTCATAGTTATCCATAGCAAAATGGTGTCCAAAAATATAAGTCTTTTCATCTGTAGCAAAAGCTGCAACTTCTTCTCTTGTAAATTTAACATCTTGTTCTTTATCTACATTAGCGAATGGGGAAAATAGCAACCCTTTGTCAGGATGAATAAATCTCATTAACAGCTCCCAAGCTTCATGTTCTAAATGAGTGAGCGCAGCACTAGCTTTCGGAATTAGCGTTGCTCTAATTGTTGACTCAGTCTTTCGGTAAATTATGTCATCGATATCATTAATTCTAATGTGACTTAGATTTCCTTCAAAGAGCAATTCATCGTTTAAATAGATTTGAACTTGATCATGGTCTAACTGTTCTCTAGCATTTGCTCCAACACCATGGATGATCAAGTTCTTTAAGCTTACTTTTTCGATGTCATTTTTGTTAACAGCCTCGTTGAGATCACCTGCTAATCGAAAAACCGTCATAGTATCCCTTTCTTCTATCTTTTCTAAAGAAATCATTGATAGGTCTATCTCTTCATCTGTTACCGC
It encodes the following:
- the motP gene encoding flagellar motor protein MotP → MKRFDMLTPIGIFLGLTMVMFAIYSTSRSFGGVIYFVQLSSIFVVFGGLIAALLINFSMKEIKLVPKVFKEAFNEDRQDLTTLINTFVELSTKARREGLLALETTLEEVEDPFIKKGVLLAVDGIEPEIIKDIMMAEVVAMEERHRKGRAIIEKCGEYAPAWGMIGTLVGLVLMLQNLNDPSTLGPNMAIALLTTLYGSLLANLVFIPMASKLGNKTDEEVFVKQIIVEGVIGVQSGQNPKILEEKLSAFLPETSKNKFEVEGEGAAVDGA
- the ccpA gene encoding catabolite control protein A is translated as MNTTIYDVAREAGVSMATVSRVVNGNPNVKPTTRKKVLEAIEKLGYRPNAVARGLASKRTTTVGVIIPDISSIFFAELARGIEDIATMYKYNIILCNSDQNKEKEIHLINTLLEKQVDGIVFMGGEITEDHVEEFKRSPVPIVLSATVDAKKEFPSVNINYEQAAYDAVKFLIEKGHKRIGLLTGSLEDPINGYQKFVGYRRAIEEFASPFHEENVVIGDYTYDSGIEAMDKFLEFPERPTAIFAGSDEMALGIIHGAQDRGLHVPEDLEVIGFDNTRLAAMVRPTLTSVVQPMYDIGAVSMRLLTKYMNKEEVTDEVVLLPHRIEFRNSTK
- a CDS encoding bifunctional 3-deoxy-7-phosphoheptulonate synthase/chorismate mutase; amino-acid sequence: MGNEQLEELRSKLDEVNLKLLDTINERAKLVQEIGKVKSAQGVNRFDPVRERKMLDLISVNNEGPFETSTLLHLFKQIFKASLELQEDDNRKALLVSRKKHPEDTIVNIKGEAIGDGIQRLIAGPCSVESYEQVASVAKVLKAQGVKILRGGAFKPRTSPYDFQGLGLEGLQILKRVADEYDMAVISEIVDPKDIEAAVEYLDVIQIGARNMQNFELLKAAGSVNKPVLLKRGLAATIEEFINAAEYIISKGNGNIILCERGIRTYEKATRNTLDISAVPILKQETHLPVVVDVTHSTGRRDLLLPTAKAALAIGADAVMTEVHPDPAVALSDSAQQMDFEQFSKFMGGLRESGLYKL
- a CDS encoding cell division protein FtsA, with translation MESSPIFGLDIGTRSVVGLLLKDSDDGYEIIDIEIQEHDERSMVDGQIHNVMAVTKVITTIKEKLEQKHGPLRKVCVAAAGRSLKTKRAKVEVDITKKPMFERKDILHLELSAVQKAQYEIALEQEDHHSINYYCVGYSVLSYQLDGEEIGSLVDQSGYVASAEVIATFLPKVVVESLLAALTRSGLELEALTLEPIAAINVLIPPSMRRLNVALVDIGAGTSDIAITDLGTVTAYGMVPVAGDEITEAISDQFLLDFPEAELVKRQLTTHEEVIITDILGFETSYSREDIIQPISGAIENLAHSITSEILNLNKKPPKAVMLVGGGSMTPNLAKEIAKSLQLPENRVAIRGIDAIKSLSIPPSIPAGPELVTPIGIAIAAKESPVEYVSVRVNEQTIRLFDIKQLTVGDGLIAAGVELSKLYGKPGMAIMVTVNGRLISIPGEHGQPPILERNGEACNLDTPLKEGDAIFVQAGAHGKSAVATVGDVLEALPSSTVTINGKSYQVAAKIIKNGNTTTLEDAIKDRDVIDMKHSYTIEEILPTLHLYDLSQSLKPFVVFLNKKKISILLEDLITKNGVKAHPNTWVQNGDVINIKGIEKHPLTVETLLTHQEIPALHEITVFFNGQQVKITKPLVEVNRQGQTLELHSQILPSDQITVTVKAKDPFIFQDVFRFVEFNLSAQESKTLSILRNENNASFSTPIHTGDQLEIKWTEKKS
- the ytxJ gene encoding bacillithiol system redox-active protein YtxJ, encoding MPLQKLSTFEELEQLLSEKDTLLFLKNSTTCPISHEAYRQYEKLANELEETIYFLNVQEARPFSNEIAEKFSVKHESPQVLLFKDNSVTWNASHWDITYKNLKNNYHQ
- a CDS encoding YtxH domain-containing protein is translated as MSNDNNMNTKDFVIGALVGGIVGAASALLLAPKSGKELREDLNQQALTAKEKTSGLTQTAIEKSSQYANIAKEKSSTIAKTVSEQSSQLIGRVKELTESVKKDVEELSQSADELTTDFEEAGIEIANTVKKEVAELHDAVVEEEISEEEVIPTRA
- a CDS encoding DUF948 domain-containing protein; the protein is MEIILYLSIALVAIAFTVLVIYIARTLTAVQKTLLNVANTMEGLNKQMDGLTRETTELLHKTNQLADDIQEKSKSLNSVFHSVKDLGGSLNGLNQSIRKVSDSVARTTEQQSDNIAQTVQWGNVLIDLYSKWKAKKATEQSKQM